A part of Pseudoliparis swirei isolate HS2019 ecotype Mariana Trench chromosome 8, NWPU_hadal_v1, whole genome shotgun sequence genomic DNA contains:
- the epb41l3b gene encoding band 4.1-like protein 3b isoform X12 encodes MTTESGADSEAKQPQENKETEKGKAKAAAAAEPTSPQNQPEQLPAAAGHSTPARKEEQEHQEGDQVSHRSSTSRLSRSPLKGVKKTKIMECKVAMLDGSDFTINVEKRAKGQVLFDKICDHLNLLERDYFGITCRDVENQKNWLDPSKELKKQIRTGPWTFGFNVKFYPPDPSQLTEDITRYYLCLQLRDDVVSGRLPCSFATHTVLGSYTVQSELGDYDPEELGSDYISELRFAPNQTKELEEKVMELHKTYKGMTPAEAEIHFLENAKKLSMYGVDLHHAKDSEGVEIMLGVCSSGLLIYRDRLRINRFAWPKILKISYKRNNFYIKIRPGEFEQFESTIGFKLPNHRAAKRLWKVCVEHHTFFRLISPESQPKKFLSLGSKFRYSGRTQAQTRRASSMIIRPAPLFERSTSKRYNMSVSLDGAPIMENHETLMKDSAADGATKISTTGDIITMVTTEKKAEEEKAEQEDARMDETQEPTGTTPLGRDTKCSSHVYTTDPLRSELSLPSSPVSSPKVRRRRRENMRKRASSVSPAKSAAGCRRRQAHADRKAALLDEQVLLLSARKQRLEQGKSRGGTLFSFSLHLPDMSALLDEDGYISFPDMSEMHFLPMFAQNFLPIKSPSLIPCFLFIFFFLLSTCFSVPYALTLSFPLALCLCFLEPKATSLTASIAQGYHDHDSSEEEETDSEQTDFAFDGEMTATESDADDDSEMRTQTKDEQPAGEDPLEEVEPKATESTLGCVSSSEKGSAEPEGKMGVAMETKAAPAESTGPTGLDVVAVGTKEVPVVHTETKTITYESAEVDTNGDVDHGVLLSAQTITSETTSTTTTTHITKTVKGGISETRIEKRIVITGDTDIDHDQALAQAIKEAKEQHPDMSVTKVVVHKETEITPEEGED; translated from the exons ATGACAACTGAATCAGGCGCAGATTCGGAGGCCAAGCAGCCGCAGGAGAACAAGGAGACGGAGAAGGGTAAAGCTAaagcagccgccgccgccgaaccCACCTCGCCTCAGAACCAGCCGGAGCAGctgcccgccgccgccggacACAGCACCCCGGCCAGGAAAGAAGAACAG GAGCACCAGGAGGGGGACCAGGTATCCCACAGATCGTCCACCAGTCGTCTCTCCAGGTCTCCTTTGAAAGGAGTGAAGAAGACGAAGATCATGGAGTGTAAAGTCGCCATGCTGGACGGCTCCGACTTCACAATCAATGTGGAG AAACGAGCAAAGGGCCAAGTGCTCTTTGATAAAATATGTGACCACCTCAATCTCCTGGAGAGGGACTACTTTGGCATCACATGCAGAGATGTAGAGAATCAGAAG AATTGGCTCGACCCTTCCAAGGAGCTAAAGAAGCAGATCAGGA CCGGTCCCTGGACCTTTGGCTTCAATGTTAAGTTTTACCCTCCAGACCCCTCCCAGCTGACTGAGGATATCACAAG gTACTACCTGTGTCTGCAGCTGAGGGACGACGTGGTTTCCGGCCGGCTGCCCTGCTCCTTTGCCACCCACACAGTGCTGGGCTCCTACACAGTGCAGTCTGAACTGGGAGACTACGACCCCGAGGAATTGGGCAGCGACTACATCAGCGAGCTGCGCTTCGCACCCAACCAAACCAAAGAGCTCGAGGAGAAAGTCATGGAACTCCACAAGACCTACAA GGGGATGACACCAGCCGAAGCAGAGATACACTTCCTGGAAAATGCCAAGAAGCTGTCCATGTACGGCGTGGACCTCCACCACGCTAAG GACTCTGAGGGAGTGGAGATCATGTTGGGAGTTTGTTCAAGTGGCCTGCTCATCTACAGAGACAGGTTGCGAATTAACCGGTTCGCTTGGCCCAAAATCCTAAAGATCTCCTACAAGAGGAACAACTTTTACATCAAAATCCGGCCCGGTGAG TTTGAGCAGTTTGAAAGCACGATTGGTTTCAAGCTTCCAAATCATCGCGCTGCCAAAAGGCTGTGGAAGGTCTGTGTGGAGCACCACACCTTCTTCAG GCTCATATCCCCCGAGTCTCAGCCGAAGAAGTTCCTGAGCCTCGGCTCCAAGTTTCGCTACAGCGGCAGAACGCAGGCTCAGACCCGCAGGGCCAGCTCCATGATCATCAGACCTGCGCCGCTCTTCGAGCGCTCCACCAGCAAACGCTACAACATGTCCGTCAGCTTAGATGGAG CACCCATTATGGAGAACCATGAGACTCTCATGAAGGACAGTGCCGCTGATGGGGCAACCAAAATCAGCACCACGGGTGACATCATCACCATGGTAACGACGGAGAAGAaggcagaggaagagaaggcgGAGCAGGAGGACGCTCGGATGGATGAGACGCAGGAACCGACTGGCACCACACCGCTCGGGCGCGACACCAAG TGCTCTTCCCATGTGTACACAACCGACCCCCTCCGCTCTGAGCTCTCACTCCCCTCATCTCCTGTTTCATCACCTAAAGTACGGCGGAGGCGCAGGGAGAATATGCGTAAACGGGCCTCGTCCGTCAGTCCAGCCAAGAGCGCCGCTGGGTGCCGCCGCCGGCAAGCCCACGCCGACCGCAAGGCCGCCCTGCTGGACGAGCAGGTGCTGCTGCTCTCGGCCCGCAAGCAGAGGCTGGAGCAGGGCAAGAGCCGCGGCGGCACGCTCTTCTCCTTCTCACTGCACCTGCCCGATATGTCCGCCTTGCTGGATGAGGACGGCTACATCTCCTTTCCCGATATGTCAGAGATGCACTTCCTCCCTATGTTCGCGCAGAACTTCCTGCCTATTAAGTCACCGTCGCTCATCCCCTGCTTcctcttcattttcttcttcctgctaTCCACCTGCTTTTCCGTCCCTTACGCCCTcaccctctctttccccctggCGCTGTGCCTCTGCTTCCTGGAGCCCAAGGCAACCTCCCTGACCGCTTCCATAGCCCAGGGCTACCATGACCATGACAgttcagaggaagaggag ACCGACAGCGAACAAACCGACTTTGCCTTTGATGGAGAGATGACCGCCACAGAG TCGGACGCGGATGACGACTCTGAGATGCGGACTCAG ACTAAAGATGAGCAGCCTGCAGGAGAAGATCCACTCGAGGAGGTAGAACCTAAAGCCACTGAG TCTACGCTGGGATGTGTTTCCTCCTCTGAAAAG GGATCCGCTGAACCAGAGGGGAAGATGGGGGTTGCCATGGAAACGAAGGCGGCACCGGCCGAGTCGACGGGGCCAACG GGTCTTGACGTCGTCGCGGTGGGAACCAAAGAGGTGCCTGTAGTCCACACGGAGACAAAGACTATCACCTATGAGTCTGCAGAG GTGGACACTAATGGTGACGTGGACCATGGGGTGTTGCTGAGTGCTCAGACAATCACCTCGGAAACCACCAGCACCACGACAACCACACACATCACAAAG ACGGTTAAAGGAGGAATATCAGAGACAAGAATTGAGAAACGGATTGTcatcacaggagacacagacatCGACCACGATCAG GCTCTGGCTCAGGCCATAAAGGAGGCTAAAGAACAGCATCCTGACATGTCAGTGACCAAAGTAGTGGTACATAAAGAGACAGAGATCACgccagaggagggggaggactgA